The following nucleotide sequence is from Podospora bellae-mahoneyi strain CBS 112042 chromosome 1 map unlocalized CBS112042p_1, whole genome shotgun sequence.
tcttcaacctccccatcttctccaaccaCTCCCTATACCAGCTAACCTCCCCCtgatccaaccccccctcaatacacaccaccaaccacagcagccttcgcccccagctccctccgcaacccctcccactcccccctctgCGCCTCGAGcaatctcttcctctcccacatctGCCACTGAAACATCTCACTCAGCTCAAACTCGACAAGCTGGCTAAAATCCGCCAGCTCCCTCATCTGCCACTCCGTTACCTTACCCAGATCCACATGCCTCGgcctcccgctcctccccacctccaccgccggcacCCCCAAGATATCAGCGATATTCCTCGCATGCCTCTGCCTCACGGCCGCGACCTGGGCGCGGAACCTGCTGTTCAAAGCAGCAAACTGCGCGACGTGCCGCCTGTGGAGCGAGACAAGTGCTCTGGCCTGATAGGCCGTCAAGATATttgcaaaagaagaagccgaaAGGGCAGGGTCGAGGACACCGGCGGTGCCACGGGATTGGGATGATTGCggtctgggaggggggtattTAGTCTGCTTAGTTGCCGGCGGAGGAGCGGGGATTCCGGTGTGGAAGATCGAGGCGGTCAAGGGGTACAGCGTCTGAAAGCCCTCCTCGATCATTCTTTTGGTAAAAAAAAGATGGTgatttttgttgttgttgttgttgttgttgttgttgttgttgttgttgttgttgttgttgttgttgttgttgttgttgttgttgttgtacgTGGTGATAGGATAAGGCATAAAGTCATTATCTTCGTCATCGCCGAAGTAATcattgtcgttgttgttgtcctcATAGCCATGAGACTCGCTCCATTGTTCATACCAcctttccagctcctcgcccatctcctcgtccacaagctcatcatcctcccagcGCTCCATTTGGTCGGTGTGGAAGCCCGAGCCCGGAGGCGTTGCCAAAGGCGCAGCGGCTGCATCTAGATAACTTATGTCGAACTCAGGCTTACTGCTGCCCGCTTGTCCTTGGTGCCGATTGAAAGAAACGGCATCATGGAATGCCCCAGTGGCTTGATGACAACAAGGAGCAGCcttggcaacaacaacaacaacagcaacaaccaccaccagcccagccacCACTTGAAGCAATCGTACGTGGAGGTTCGGCATATTCCCCTCCAGTAAAGCTACCTATCTCACGCCTCGATATGGCAACCCGACAAGACCATGAGGTTCTGACAGCGACGGTGAGAATCCACAAGAGGGCCGTTGGTACAACGAACAAACAGCAAATGAGTGTGTTTTCAAGTCAAAGAAAAAATGATACAAAAGAAACCCAAATACAGAGAAGCGGCTATGCTGGCGAGAAGCAGATAGACGGTACTTGAGAGAAACTTCTTCATATTCCGGCAAAGCGGTGGCCGCGGGTAAGAGACAGGAACCGAGGAAccgaggaggtgaagggtgTTTGTTGATCGAATCTGCGGACATCCCCATGGGGAtatcaaaagaaaagatgttATCACGGTCCCAAGAACTTGTGAAGTGAGGTACACCAGCCAAAAGATAAAGCAAGGGATAGGGGGCGCTCCGCTAGGAGCTAGGCCATGGTCTGAAGGCTTGCGGGAGCTTCCCCGGATGCCTGAGTCGAAGATCGGTGATGGCGATTCTGGTTGACGCGAATACTGGGGGCGGTGAGATGTGTTATATGCTACAGGAGAAGTAGTGTAATCTAGACGACGGAAGATTCTCAGATTCGAACGTGAACGAGCCGGGGGTGCTGGTGCGCCAGACCAAAGCAGAATGAGTAGGTATCTGCAAAAGACGATGCAGCGAGAGAAAATCTCAACGGGTCGTGCTTCGGAGTGTCGCTCTTGGCCGAATGAGCCAGTGGCCTATCCTCGGAAaccttggagaaggaggagtctTCAACCCAACTCGATACCTACGCTAAAACCAACGTTAAACCGACTGCTCATGCCTGTGTTGTTCAATCCAAGATCGAGGATTTATAAGAGATCACAAGACGACGATGCCTGACTCACAGACAAGACACATGCTAACAACCAAAACAGATCTTTATGTTAACCTTTCCAAACAGCGCTTTTGCCTCCTACCAATCCGTTCCAATTCAGTCCATCTATATTAGACCCAAATCCCAAACCTCGCTCAGCCAAACAAAACGTATATTCAAACACATGGAAAGAAATTGTCAGAACTTCATGCCATCATCacactcatcatcatcatcatcatcatcatcatcatcatcatcatcatcaccactcctagtccctcctctcccgatAAGACCTCCTCGACTTGCCACCatactcatcatcatcatctgaCTCGTACCTGTGGCTACGATGTCTgtcccccctctcccggcggtcatcctcatcccggTCCCGTCTGCTGTGCTGACGgtgcctcctcttcttgtcgtcatcttcctccctgTCATCGTCTTTTCCCTTCTCAGCTTCATACTCTTTCCGACGACGCTCTATGATTTCAAAATCCTCTGTCAGCATACTACTCTCACTGTAATTATCACTGTCTGAATCATCATCGAAGGGGTAGTAGGTACCTCTCAGAGTAGCCGTGGCGTCGGCGTACGCCTGaatctcctccttgctcAGCACCCTCAGCACAATGACGAAGTCGTCTCTAACTTCGAACCGCTCTTTGCCAATGGTGAGAGCCTCGGGATTGACCATCTTCCTGCTGATCTTGGTCCACCTGGCTCCAGGAGGCACGTtggccttggtcttgtcaTCCTTGTGAGGCGCAACGCCCTCCCGGACCGGGTTGGGTTCTTCCGGGAacttgggcttgggctgcTTGAGAATGCCCttgatgggcttcttctctggctccttctccttgggagGGTCGACGACACGGACAGTTCTGTCggtcgaggaagggggtgtgatctcgccgctgctgcggcggcttCCGACTCTGCTGGAGTCTTCCTTAACAACCATGGCCGAGTCGTCCTCGCGGTCACGCTTGTCGACAGGGGAAGGTCTGCGCTCGGGAGAGGGCTCCCTCACGGCGGGAATTTCCGGCTTGAACGAGCTGGCCTTATCCTTTTCTTCAGTCTCGGCCAGCTTGGCCTTGAGTTCAGCCAAACCAGCTGTGtcgttggggttgaaggcCGACGAAGCAGCTCTTGGCCGGCGACGAATTGGTCTGCTCTTGCCGTCCTCTTCCCGGTCTGCCTGGACGGGCACGTTATCGGCATTGGCCTTGGAATCATTCTCCGGCCTCTTGCGGTCGGGCTCAATAGGTGCCGGTGGCTCATTGCGAGCAGTCTTTTCGCGTTCCTTTTCACGCTCCCTCTCGCGATCTCTATCACGCTCTCTATCACGCTCTCTATCACGCTCTCTATcacgctctctctctcgctccctctccctttcccgTTCCCTCTCGCgatctctctctcgctcccTTTCTCTGTCCCTCTCACGATCCCGTTCACGATCTCTGTCACGATCACGGTCCGTCGGATGCTCTACAATCTCAAAGTCCTCATCGCCGAGAAGTGGCTCCTTACGAGGAGGCCTAGAGTAAGCAGACTCAGAGTCACCGTATCTCCGACGgtcgtcctcttcatctctgTATCTCCTGGATGGCGAATCGTTCTTTTCATCTTTTCTGCCTTGCAAAGCAGCCCCGATGCCGAGGGACGCAGCGGCAATGCCAATGCCAGCAGCGAGTGGGTCAACCTTGGCCTTTCGGCCATCACGATCACGTTCGTCCTCCGAAGGCGGTGACCTGTTGTGCCTCCTTCTGTCTCGGTCGTAGTCGTCATCGATGGCGTACTCGTGGTCACGATCACGGCGCTCCCTCCGCTCTCGATCATCGTGATCGCGACGGATGACTTCCAAATCGTCGTctgatctcctcctcacctcgcGATCTCCATAGTCCCGGCGTGGTTCCCGGCGTCGGTCGTCATGGTAGATCCGGTCAGGGGGCCGGCGGGGTTCGTCGAGGGCTGATTCCACGCGGAGGCCAAACCCTCGACTGGCGACATCGTCTTGGAAGTATCCCCGATCACGGTCAAAGTCGTCATAGTAGTCATCATAGTGGCCGGCGCGTGGCGGACCATTTTCGAGGAGATTTAGTGGGCGAGTGCTGGGAATGCCGTGTGGTTCCGACATGGGGCTGCCAGGCGGGCCTTCGATGGCCAGGCCAGATCGCCTGGCGTCCGGTGCACCAGGCATGCGTACACCAGCACCATCGTAGATGCCACCAGCCGCTGGCATTGTCGGAGCTCGGTTGATCTTGTCAAGACCCCAGGTGGTAGGCGGTGGTCCTTGACGAACCCGCCTCCCTTCATTTTGTTCGTATGGGCGGCCCATGGCGAGGTCGGTGCTGACACTGACGGTAGGGCGGTAGTATCGATCCAGACTCTCTCGTCGTCTGCGCGGTCGGTCGTGCTCGAGATCGTAGCGAGCAAGCTCACTTGGCTTAGTATACTCGAAGCCATCGTCCTCGTAGTCGACCGTGTTGGAGCGAGGGGGCCCGGTGTAGACGGGGCGAGTTCGGTATGGATCTCCCCCGCCGCGTGGGAGCCTGTCGGTTTCTGTCCTCTCCTTCAGCCGCCGGTACTCGTCGTCATCCATGGCGGCGCTGAAGGGAGCAGGGCCTCCGGGTGTGCGGCCTCGGTTGGCCGAGACGGCGGGCTGAGTGTAATACTGCCCCTCGTCGCTTGATCGGTAGGGGTCACGGGAGTCACGAGAGGGGCTGTTGGACCTGGGAGCGGCGGGTGGGTGCTTGGTGGTAACAATGATCGGCCGCTTGTTTGCAGAGTCGATGATGCGATCACGAGGGCCGTCCTTGACGCTGGTGCTTCTCGCAACGGGCTCTTTTCTCACGGCGTACGAAGTAGCGCTGACAGGAACGGCAGTAGGACGGTAGTCGTCGGATGGTCTCGTCAAACCCTCATGGAGGGATGCTGTCATGCTATGGATATCGCCGCTGTAGAGAGGATAGCCGGGACTGTGTGTCACGGGCAACGAAGCTCGTGCTGGATTGTAGATGGGAGGGGACCGTCTTCCCACGGCCCCCGAGTATCGGTATCTGGCTGGGTCGGCCATTTTATTGTTGCTAGTAGCTAGAATCCCACCAGCAACGGACGAACAAGAGGCGATTGAGTCAACGAGGGGTATCTCAACAAGCGGCCAGAAAGAGCTCTAGCAAAAAAGCGGTGGGATAAGTGAGGGGAAGGTTGAGAAGAAACAGGCAAGGTAGGTCAATGGAGGTGCGGTATAAGGTGTGTGTGGccgtctctctctccccagGCTGCCCGTCGGGGGCGCAGCGTAAGCTGGttggaaggagatggagaccTCCGTCGGCGGTGTGCGCAGGCGGGGTTATTGCTCAGAAAGttcgtgtgtgtgtgtgagtgatGGCGGGGCTCTCTCTCCTTGACAATGTAAGCCTGCCTTGCCCCTCCTACTTATTCAGAAACACCCCGGCCCTGGTCGGCAGCACAACGCAGCTTTGCTTCCACAGATGCTGATGGAAGACTCGAGTTCGATCAAAATGCGGATTTCTGCTGATTGGGTCGCagggaggagacggtgagAAAAAGAGGGCGGACGAGTGGTGTTCCGCCGCCGTGGGGTCGCAGTACAGGCCTTCGAGGAAAGCAGTCCGTGGGGTAATTAATTCGATTCGACTGTTTGACGGGACGAGCTGTGAGCGGTcggttggtgtttgtgtgCGTGCGTGTGTGGTGTCGTGTGGAGGAATTGATCGAATAAAAGACGCTTCCGTTATATGACCCGGGTCATCTGTGTCTTCTTGCTGTGTGCTTCCAGGGAATGCGACCAAGGTGGGGTGCCGTGTCCGCCTGATGCCCAATCCTCCGTCCTCTCCCTTCACAGGCCGAGTTGCCTCTCTTGGTCACCTTTGTCTTGCCCCACACCTACCACTATGTACTGGACTGTGTGTACCTTTCTCGATCTTCAGTCTCCCGGCAGGAGACGATAGGACAAGGCTGTGACGGATGTGACAGCCTACACAAGCGACACAGAACGAGCTGAAGCTGGGCTGCAGGTGTTGTGTATAGTGAGACGATAGTCAATATTCGCAATCAGCCGTGGGACGAGGCAATATGGCAACTTGTCAGTAGCCGGGCACGCAGGGAGGAGATGCCGGCTGCCGTGGACGAGGAACTTCCAGCTTGGGAACAGGTCCCGGTTGGCTTGTAGGCTGTCTCACGCATAGCTAGCCTCTGTTGTTGCAGAATTGCCCGGTTCTCTTTTGCCTTTGGGACTACGAGGTATACTATACCTTCAAATCTCTCTAGGTGCAGTAGATGGCGCATGCTCCCCCTTTGGACACGGCCTGATGTGATTTCGTCGTGGAAATGTCTCGCCGGCAGGGCACCGACGAGGGTTTCGGAGTGGTTTGCCTGCCTTATGTGTGGACCCGACCGGGGGTCAGCCCACCAGCGCCAATGAGAGTGGAGATCCGGCTTTGCGGGCTGTTATTCTATCATCAGGTGGTCATAGCTTTCAAGGTGAAGAGATGACGTCCGTCGTCGACAGCAACGTCTCGTGGTCGATGGACCCTAAGATTGATTGTTTCTTTGCATCACGAGCGCTTGTGATTACATGAGAATTATTCTAGGctgcttgtttttttttgccgCATCTATTTGAATATCACCATGACGCACCTAGGGTCCAGCGATCCTCCGATCGTACGGAGTACACGACACACAAATGCTTCTTagcatcttcaccatccacACCGTTGACCTCACCTTGGAGTCCAAAATCTCGCAAATGGGAATTCTAAACACCTCGTGTGGACAGGATGCCATGAATACACACAGCTGGACTTACGATAACCACCTCCATTGCCCGCCGATGCTATGAATCCCACAGCCAAGCACACCACTTGCGTTGCAAAAGTGCACGAGTGGCAAACTTTTATACAGCCTCTGGTGACGAGTTATGCAGTAGTACCCAGCTCTGTTTCACAGCAGTCCATTAGCACCAGTTGTTTCTGCACAGCACACAACTCAAGATGCAGGAATTCCGGATTttctgctccttctttttattttttgcTAACATTACCGAGCAGATCGTGCCGACCCGACAGCCGACAACCGATAATCGTCAGCGATCGATTAGTCAATCGCTggcctctctctcacacccTCTACTCAGGTACCAAGTGTTGGACTTTTTGTTCCCGAACGAGACATGGCACGCATGGTCGTCTTCAAGAACCATCAAGCATCAAAGTCAAGGTAACATCTGAAGATGTTGCTCTCCCCCACCAGAACAGCCAGTAATTCCACACCAAAGTTGGCTGGGGGGGGCATTGGGCATCTACGACACACGCATGCGGTCCCGTTTCCAtttcaacccaacccaatTAGTTAATCATGATGAGTCCCGTGATGCTCTCAACTGGCTCCTCCGTTCCATCCCGTCCCGTCCCTCAGGGGCCTCTAACGATGCTCTCAAGCAAGAAAGTATCGCTTGCTCTGGTCCGATTGGCATAATGGTACGCGATTGCAGCGCGGGAGGGAGCGCTCTCTCCACTCACACGTGGAAGGGTGATGGTGCTCTTGACTAATGTCAGTGGTTCTCCCAACGTTCCAGCAATTTAGAGCTCTCAGACCGCAGGAAGCGGGGAGATGGGACGACGGgagtgaggaggggtggagggggcccaagttggtggtgaacgCGG
It contains:
- a CDS encoding uncharacterized protein (EggNog:ENOG503NW7B) — encoded protein: MADPARYRYSGAVGRRSPPIYNPARASLPVTHSPGYPLYSGDIHSMTASLHEGLTRPSDDYRPTAVPVSATSYAVRKEPVARSTSVKDGPRDRIIDSANKRPIIVTTKHPPAAPRSNSPSRDSRDPYRSSDEGQYYTQPAVSANRGRTPGGPAPFSAAMDDDEYRRLKERTETDRLPRGGGDPYRTRPVYTGPPRSNTVDYEDDGFEYTKPSELARYDLEHDRPRRRRESLDRYYRPTVSVSTDLAMGRPYEQNEGRRVRQGPPPTTWGLDKINRAPTMPAAGGIYDGAGVRMPGAPDARRSGLAIEGPPGSPMSEPHGIPSTRPLNLLENGPPRAGHYDDYYDDFDRDRGYFQDDVASRGFGLRVESALDEPRRPPDRIYHDDRRREPRRDYGDREVRRRSDDDLEVIRRDHDDRERRERRDRDHEYAIDDDYDRDRRRHNRSPPSEDERDRDGRKAKVDPLAAGIGIAAASLGIGAALQGRKDEKNDSPSRRYRDEEDDRRRYGDSESAYSRPPRKEPLLGDEDFEIVEHPTDRDRDRDRERDRERDRERERERDRERERERERERDRERDRERDRDREREREKEREKTARNEPPAPIEPDRKRPENDSKANADNVPVQADREEDGKSRPIRRRPRAASSAFNPNDTAGLAELKAKLAETEEKDKASSFKPEIPAVREPSPERRPSPVDKRDREDDSAMVVKEDSSRVGSRRSSGEITPPSSTDRTVRVVDPPKEKEPEKKPIKGILKQPKPKFPEEPNPVREGVAPHKDDKTKANVPPGARWTKISRKMVNPEALTIGKERFEVRDDFVIVLRVLSKEEIQAYADATATLRERRRKEYEAEKGKDDDREEDDDKKRRHRQHSRRDRDEDDRRERGDRHRSHRYESDDDDEYGGKSRRSYRERRD